In Candidatus Parvarchaeota archaeon, a single window of DNA contains:
- a CDS encoding glycosyltransferase: SNLQTSNLQASNLQASNLQTSNLQTSNLQIGMSMEICILSFYPNSTAKSGLSTYSRLLCEGLSKKHQVKFLIGSTLLARLAFLTPLFLFFNRNKFDAFVIAHPEAGFLSHLFLKGKKVLLVFHDADSFEKPPKAQNPISSAFRFMLNKFYTAASIHSIKASSILTCNSSLSKASLEKISGRGDVKVVAHGISNIFVPAKNSSSGKNFRIGYIGSLIGRKNLAAALEYFSYAYKSDKSLTFSIFGQGVQKPMLQDTVRKLGLGGAVSFGDFVEESKLVQTYASLDAFFLPSISEGFGLNILEAQRVGIPVIVFSQSTIPQEVSKAAIKVGSRQEFLAALSKLKEPAYYSQVQKAGLDHSNNFYFENHVGKIERLLES, translated from the coding sequence AAGCAACCTGCAAACAAGCAACCTGCAAGCAAGCAACCTGCAAGCAAGCAACCTGCAAACAAGCAACCTGCAAACAAGCAACCTGCAAATCGGGATGTCCATGGAAATCTGCATCCTTTCCTTTTACCCAAATAGCACAGCCAAGTCGGGCCTTTCAACCTACTCGCGGCTTCTGTGCGAGGGCCTCTCAAAAAAGCACCAAGTGAAGTTTCTGATTGGCAGCACTCTTCTGGCACGTCTCGCATTTCTCACGCCACTGTTCCTGTTTTTCAACCGCAATAAGTTTGATGCATTTGTCATAGCCCATCCGGAGGCCGGATTCCTCTCGCACTTATTCCTAAAGGGAAAAAAAGTGCTTTTGGTTTTCCATGATGCAGACTCATTTGAAAAACCACCAAAAGCACAGAACCCGATCTCCTCTGCATTCAGGTTCATGCTAAATAAATTCTACACAGCTGCATCCATTCATTCGATAAAAGCCTCAAGCATACTCACCTGCAACTCCTCGCTTTCCAAAGCTTCGCTTGAAAAAATTTCCGGCAGAGGGGATGTAAAAGTAGTTGCGCATGGAATTTCAAACATCTTTGTCCCGGCCAAAAACAGCTCCAGTGGAAAAAACTTCCGAATCGGATACATAGGCTCGCTAATAGGCAGGAAGAATCTTGCAGCTGCCCTTGAATACTTTTCATATGCCTACAAGTCTGACAAATCCCTGACTTTCTCAATTTTTGGCCAGGGGGTGCAAAAGCCCATGCTGCAAGACACAGTCCGCAAACTTGGGTTAGGCGGCGCTGTCAGCTTTGGGGATTTTGTTGAAGAGTCAAAGCTTGTGCAAACCTATGCCTCGCTTGATGCGTTTTTCCTTCCCTCAATTTCGGAGGGCTTTGGCCTTAACATTCTTGAGGCGCAGCGCGTTGGAATTCCGGTAATCGTTTTCTCACAATCCACAATCCCGCAAGAAGTCTCCAAGGCTGCAATAAAAGTCGGCTCAAGGCAGGAATTTCTGGCCGCGCTTTCAAAGTTAAAGGAGCCTGCGTATTATTCTCAAGTGCAAAAAGCCGGGCTGGACCATTCCAATAATTTCTACTTTGAAAACCATGTGGGCAAA